From Mycosarcoma maydis chromosome 19, whole genome shotgun sequence:
CGCGCGATGAGTTTGACGCCATACAGCTCGGCGCTCACTGTGTCGAATTTGGGGCTTGTGCAGGTATCCAATGTTTCGATTGATGCTGGTTCCGACTCGCGCTGGAGCGTCGAGGCGGCGACATGGGCACAGTCACATACGCCGCAAGGTGAGGCATTCAACCTAGACGTGGTCGGATTCCTCAACACGCACAATTCACAGCGCACAGAATGCCTCAGCATCGCTCTATCAACTCGCCCGGACGCATTCGCCAACCGCTCCCTCTTTTCAACTTTCAAATCCTACCTGCAACGCTTAGTCCTACTCTTCGGCGCCGATCCGCTCCCCCCCAATCAACCAAAGCCAGAGCTCCACAACAACACTTCACAACCCTCATTGGACCTCACTTCGGACCTCACCTTTGCTTCCATCGCACTCTGGCTCACTTCTTCCTAGCAAACCCCCCCCCCCCTCCCATCCTTCCCTTGATCAGCATAAGCACCCGCCCGTTCGCATTCACATTATGCCCAACCAACACCCCCTTTTGTAAATCCCTCCTAAGCGGTCATTTCAAAAGCACAATTTCTACATCTCAGTCTCACACCATCCCCCTCACAACCCCGTTGAAATCAGAGAATCAAAACGTAGAACGTGCAGTGAAAAAGTGCGAGCACTACCAAAAAACAATTGGCCAAAAGTCGCCTGTTTTTCACCCATCAAGCTTGCTACTCAgcatctcgctctcctccTTGGTTCACGTACTACCACCGCTAGGCTTGAACGTCACCTCGCTCAATGTGTTAAACGCCTCCCTATacgcatcgagcagctgcttgacgcgctttctctcgctcgtcaaccCTTCATCCTCGTACAGCAGCTCCTCGAACAGATTCTCCTTGTACAAGCTTGCCACCAGCCGATTCTGAACTGATTCCCTGCTAAAgttgacgagcagatgcATGATCGCCTTGGGCACCAGATCCTGAATCGAAAGACGTACAATGTTAAAGTAGCTCGCTATCAAGGAGCGGATCAGCGTGGTTTCGAGTTCTTCGCGGTCCGAAAGCGCATACTCGTCCGACGAGATCGGCGTGGCTTCGAGatgcttgtcgagcgactTCATGTCGTAAGCTGCCGAGTTGCCTTCCAGGCCCGTGCGCCCGGACATAGCGTTGGGCTTGTGCTCACGTGTCTGGCTGAATTCCGAGATCCTTGGCTGGTGCACGTGtggctgagcagcgtgATAGCCACCCAGACCAGCGGATGGCCCAACACCGCCAACGGGCAACCCGGATGCGCCTCCGAAAAAGTAGTTGAGGAAAGTGTCTTTGGCACCGCCGCTAGCAGAGCTGGATCCGTTGGCGAAAGCGTTCCCTGATGCGTGACCGATGGTGTGGTGTGCTGGCGCCGAAGCCGAGTGTGGACGCGACTcgttggtggaagcggcaCGCTCCTTCCTGCCACCGCCCGTCTTGGAGGTCACGCCGTTAACGGTGAGACTTCGCGAGTTGGCGCTGtcaccatcgtcgtccgagaAATCGTTCGAGACGTCGGCGGGATCGTCGAACGACGACTTGCGCCGGGAGGAAGCGGGCAGCAAGGCGACCTGCTTGCGCGCTTGCgcctctcgctgctcgcgaGCGATGTTGGCCGAATCGTGTACAAACGAAGGGtggttggtgttgatgtAGGCAGCTTGGATCTGGATGAGGCTCTGCACGTACTCGGAAGTGGGGCCGAGACGttcgcgcagcagctccgaGACCACCTCGATGAGTTGGGCGTGCAGACGAGGAAAGCGTTGCAGCTCGGAGCTGGTGCAGTTGTGGCAGATCTTCATGAGCTCCTCGTAGACCAGTTCGACACAGCGCAAGCTTGGaggctcgagcagcttgatctGAGGCTTGATGAGCAGTTCAAACGCCGCTTCAGGGACAAACAGCGAAGGGCGCGGACCGGTCGAGTTGCGGATGGCGGTGCGGATATCCTGGACGGTGAGGTTGTGAGTGGGGTTGATGCTGGTGAGTGCGTGTCCAAAGACGTCCTGGAAGATGTAGTAGATTCTGGCACCACCGCAGAGCTCCTTGGTCGAGATGTCAAAGGTAGTTCCGTCGATCGAGGCAACAAAGTCGCGAGCAAACTGGGTCATGAGCTtgaggacgagcgagccaCGGTGCTGGTCTCCGAGGAAAGTGGTGTCGCCAAAGGCGGCGAGCTCCTGCTGTGTCTGGCCCATGAGCGTGTTGAGACGAGCCTTCATGTCGGGAAGCTTGTCACGAATGTGGCTCATGAGCACctggttgagcgtcttggcgaGGTACTTGGTACCGCATCGGTGTGCAATGTTTTTGTAGGCGGCGTGGGAGCGGAAAAAGTCTTCTTCGGCTCTCCTTGCGGCGAGCATGGACACGTTGCCGTTGATGTCCTGCTGCGAGCGATTGACGACACCGATGAAGCCAAGTTTGAGCGGGTAAACACGGCCGGTGAGAATGTCGAGCGCGTGTGTGCCCTGGTCCATGAGGTCGAGTTTGGTGAGGACACCGATGGTGCGGCGGCCTTGAGGGTCGACGGTGCGGGCGAGCTTGAGGCTGTCCGAGTTGGCGAGGTCAACGTTGGCAGGGCTGACAGCGAGGATGATGCAGTTGGGTTTGGAGACGTAGTCGGTGACGAGGTTGCGGATCTGGCGTTCGATGTCCGAAGGCTGGTCGCCAACTGGAATCTTTGTGAGACCGGGCAAGTCGACCAGGGTTAGGTTGAGGACGTTGGGGCTGTAGATCTTGAGGTGGATGGGCAACTTGGAGACACCCTTGTTCTGACCAGCTACGCGGAAGGTCTCGTTCTCAATCTCGCGCCGGATCTCGTTAAAGTCGGTAAAGCGTTTGTCGAGGTGAAGAAACTCTCCGTACTCTTCATAGGTGGGCGACCTGGTGTCGGCAGAAGAAGCATGGGAGCCTCCACGCTGCATGTCAGACGCAAGGCCATCCGAGAGATCATATGGACGCGAGGACTGCTTTGGCTGTCTGGGCTGCTCCTTGGTGGAGGGAGTGTGGATGAGCTGAAGAACGAGAGGACGCCGAGTGACAATGCCGCTTCCTCGAGGCAAAAAGTCGCGACCGACAATGGTTTCGAGGACACTCGACTTTCCGGCTGATTGCGaaccgacgacgacgatctgAGGCAGGTCGACCGAGTCACCGCCAATGGCAGTGAAGGTCTCCTGGAGCTTGTTGACAACCTGAATCAAGTCGACGTCCATGTTTGCGAGGAGGCGAGATGGGAGAACGTGTCTAAGCGTATATATTGCAAAAGTTGGTTCGTGGTCTTGAAGGCGCTGGCTGATGCGGAAGCccacgacgacgaaagcGCAGTTGGATGCGGGGTAAGATCGCGACTAGAGATGGCGACCTGCCGTGGATCGGGTCAAGCTTGGACGCAGGCTTGGACGCAGACTTGGACGCAGACTTGGACGCAGGCTTGGACGCAGACTTGGACGCAGACTTGGAACAAAGATGTGAAATGTCTGCAGGCGAGTCGACGGAGCGCCTTTGATAGGTGGAGTGGAAGCCTTGAACGTCGGAGGCGGTAGGAAGAGAAAGAGGACAAAGAAAAAAGGGAGGAGGCTCGAGTGTGGAGTGATCaacgagacgagacgacCAAAGTGTTGCGCAGAATGCACCTCGAACAACAGTGAGCGAACAACAAGAGACGGAATGCGTGATGCGCTCTCTCAGCCGCAACGCCAACTGGAAGAGCATTCAAAGCCCAAGCCGAGCACGCAGAGCACAAGGAGCACAAGGAGCTGTGAGCAGCCAGCCTAGCTACTCTAGCTCACCCACCACAAACTAGCCAGCTGTgtattcacaattcgtgattcgtgattgtcgtgCGTGTATTTTTTGGCTTGCCAACTGacgacaatcgtgaatcacgaatcaaaaatgcgagcgagcgcgtcCAGTCAAATTCACAAATGTGGATCGTGGGCGTCGGTCACACTACGAGACTGACAGACTCTTGACTATTTGTGTTATTCTTGATTCCAGCTTCCGAAAGAGTCGTCagtacagtcacgagccaggaatcgtgaatttggcTGGCGTAGAGGCGTGGGTGGGTGTGGAGATTTTTGGCTGACAAACTTACTAACTTGTTCGTGGTTCTTGATTTTAATGATCAATAACGAATATTCAAATGAAATTTCCCACAGGCTATTCATATCCGTGTGGCCTTTGGGCTTGTGCGTACTTCTGACAGAAGGGTCAATCGCGAGAGATACAAAAAAGACATGAGAGcaacacattcacgattttcacgattttgccaagtcacgagtcgtgagtcgtgagtcgtgagtcgtgagtcgtgagttgctgGCGCTGCAACCAGAGACTGACCAGCAACctctttcttctttttctttccTGTTTTTACATGCGCGCTTCAACAACCGTTGACCGTGTACCTCGCGCCATAAGCCATACCGTTACAGCTGGTCTCAGTGATCAGAAACCGCTATGACGcagacattcacgattcgtgatttgggTTCTATCATCCACGATTCCATCGTGCATGCTGAAACCAATTCCAAATCAAAAGAAGCGTGGCTTCAAAGCGCACTCGCTTTTCCATGTTCATTCCTTTCTCCTCTCCTGCTCTGAGCCGATCACTTTGTGTGTTATGATTCTCGTCGTGCGCAACCGTCTCAATACCGTCGTGCTCCAGCTTGTCCATCCCCCTTCTCATACCAGGGATCTTGCAGTCTGTGTTCGATAAAGTCTCGCATTACGCATCAGCTCGTAACATGGACTTGTGACATGCTGCCAAAAGTAACTGTGATTCACCTCGTGTCCACCTCTCtccgcttctgcttctgcgtctgcgtcgCTTGTCTTCGTCTGAGCTTGATGTAAATCTCAACCCCAACCGCCGTAGCACATTTCTCCTTGATCCCACGTCAACCAGACTCGATGCAACACATTCTCCACCTCTCATACAAAAAACCGCGCATCTCTCTCTAGCACGTCTAGCGATACTGTGTATTGATTTCTTTCGTTTTTCGATATGCACAGGAGCGACATAAAATAACGCCCACTTAGTAGCGCAGTAGGTCTACCGCACAGAGGAGCGCCATCTCGTCTTCAGCTGTTGGAGGGAAAAAAGGAGGTTGACATCATGACGCACACGTCACCCATAGATCGGAGCGCGTCGCAAAGCCGGCTCACCGCTTAGGCAAGGAATCCCTTGACGTGCTCGGTGACGAGCGTCTTCATCTTGCTGAAGAGCTCCTCGCTGGGGACACCCTTGGCAATCTCCGAAAGCAGAGCGTCCTCGGTCGAGAGCTTCTCACGGAACGAGTTCTCCCACTCGACAATGCGGTCAGCGGggatctcgtcgaccagaCCGTTGACACCGGCGTAGATGATGGGGATCTGCACCTCGGTGGCCATGGGCACAAACTGAggctgcttgagcagctcgaccagaCGGACACCACGGTTCAACGTGGCGCGCGTAGCAGCGTCCAAATCGGAACCGAACTGCGCGAAAGCCGCCAGCTCACGGTACtgggcgagcgagagcttGAGCGAACCCGAGACCGACTTGTACAGCTTCGACTGCGCGGCCGAACCGACACGCGAGACCGAGAGACCGACGTTGATGGCAGGTCGGATACCCTTGAAGAAGAGCTCCGACTCGAGGTACACCTGGCCGTCGGTAATCGAAATCACATTGGTGGGAATGAAAGCAGACACATCACCACCCTGCGTCTCAATCACGGGCAGCGCAGTGAGCGATCCACCACCGTAGCTGTCGTTCATCTTGGCAgcacgctcgagcagacgaGAGTGCAGGTAGAAAACGTCACCAGGGTAGGCCTCACGACCGGGGGGACgacgcagaagcagcgaCATCTGACGGTAGGCGACGGCCTGCTTGGACAAGTCATCGTAGATGATCAGCGCGTGCTTGCCGTTGTCACGGAACCACTCGCCGATGGCGCATCCCGAGAAGGGAGCAAGGTACTGAAGCGGAGCGGCCTCCGAGGCGGTAGCGGCGACAATGATGGTGTACTTCATGGCGTCGTTCTCctcgagcaccttgacgagctgggCTACGGTGGAACGCTTCTGGCCAACGGCGACGTAGACACAGTagagcttcttgctctcaTCCTGGCCGTCGTTCCATCGCTTCTGGTTGAGGATGGTGTCGATGGCCACAGCGGTCTTACCAGTCTGACGGTCACCAATGATGAGCTCACGCTGACCACGGCCGATGGGAACCATGGCGTCAATGGGCTTGATACCAGTCTGCATGGGCTGGTTCACCGACTTACGCGGCAGAATACCAGGAGCCTTGAGCGAGGCACGGCGACGCTCGGCGGCCTCGATGGGGCCCTTGCCGTCAATGGGGTTACCAAGAGCGTCGACAACACggccgagcagcttgggGCCGACAGGAACGTCGACAATCTGGCCGGTACGCTTGACAGTGTCACCTTCACGGATGAGACGGTCCGAACCGAAAATCGAGACACCGACGTTGTCGGCCTCAAGGTTAAGGGCCATGCCGCGGACACCGGACGAGAACTCAACCATCTCCTCGGCCATGACGTTGCGGAGACCGTAGACACGGGCGATACCGTCACCGATGGTGAGGACGCGGCCGGTTTCCTGGACATCACCGCCAGCGGAAGCGCCCGAGATGCGCTGTTCAAGGATGGAGCTGACCTCGGAAGCGGCAggcttggcggtggcgtAGGTGCGGACAGCGTTGGCAACCGATCGGCGGGCCTGTTGAGAACCAAGCAAGAAGTTGAAAGGAGGAGGCAAGCAGAGTAACAAGGTCAGCGGGGAAACATTCAGCCGTGTTGATTGCCAGAGAATGGGGAGCTCGGAGCCAATGAATCATGCGTATGCAAGCAAAGGCTGAAGTAGACGTAGAAATGTTATACTGTTGAGTATAACGGCTGGCTCTCGCTCCGATCATCGGAGGGGCCGAGCCGAATACGGCGTAGGGCTGGACATGTGCCATCTAATGTGATCAAAAAGCACCAGGCTCAGTTCAATCGCGGGCATGAcctgagcagcgagcagcttctttTGAGGTTGGGTACTGATTAGCACATAGACCACGGTGGAGGCCACTCTTGTGTTTCTCTGATGGTGGCTCGTTTGCAAAGCCGTGTACGAAGGTCGGTGATCTGAGACTGGGTGAAAGAAAATCCTGTGTCTAATGTTGTAGCGGGGGCTCCGCCTGccgatggtggtggcgtAAAGTTGGTGGATTGAGCCTGCTGAGTCGCTATAGCTGATCGTGGGAGACAGTGGTTGTTGGAGCATGCTTAACGCAGTATCACGATATGACCATGATCTCGCATCTACTGTCTAGCTCCAACTCTTAATGCAAGCCATAGCATGATTCCGGTCGAAGGGAGAACAATACGTACCACAGGGATGGCGGCCGATCGGGCGAGGTTGGCGGTGGCAATGCCGGCGGAACGAGCGAGCATCGCGGCTACTTTTTGTGAAAGGAGGGGACGATGTTGGGGGTATTGAGAGGTGGTGAGGAGAGAGAAGAGGTAAGACGAGAAACAGGCAGCAAGCACACGGAACGAGAAGAATCGATGAATCTGGGCGCGGGCGAGCCAGCCGTGAGACGAGAGAGAGAATACAAAGAGACTGACGGGCAAGCCGACGCTCAGACGGTGCCAGACAAAGAGCGGCGTGCGGTTACGAGCAGCAAAAAGGATCTTCCTTTTGGAAAAAGACTGTCCGGTTGGCTGACTAGCTAGCCTGTTTCACTGGCTCACTGTCTGTCTGCTACTCAaacttcgagctcggagcGTGTTGGCACTAGAGCAGTGAGTGCCaagccagcagcgacgCAAAGCCTCGAGCGGATTGGTCGGATCATTCAACCCAGaccgcaatcacgaatggcggCTTTCGAAGTGAAGAAAACCGTCCCAATACAAAATTCAGCATACGAGCGAATTGCCCATTTGAAAATCCATCTGGTTCTTGCACGATCAAATacaaattcgtgattgatttgTCTGGATTCTACTGAAAATGCGGTTGCAGCTCAAAGCAGAACCACACGGatccgattcgtgattcatgatttgggTTTGGACAATTCAGCACAGCGTCCTAGTGACAGAGTGCTTGGGCCGCCTCATTTCTGAAACTGTGGCACAGACAGACAACCTCGTTCCGTCCTCTACCGATACTCAGGCTCGGCGCTTTTCCGGCTTGTGCTTCGAGTGCCACATACTCTGTCCCCCCCACCATGGCTTGTGTCCAGATCATTGATCTGGTAGCTGCTTCTAGCTAGCCGCTGTCTGAATGTATCATGATAAGCAATCCAGCTTGAGACGACAGCGCTGCTGTTTGGGAGCAGCCCGAGATTGGATACTGACGGGCACTACGGCAGAGTCAGGCGGTGGCCGATCACTTGAAGTAATCACAGATGCGCACGTTGAACCTTTGGAAGAATAATAGAAGAATTGCAAATAACAAAATCATTTCCTTGTATCGTGCGAGTGGAAGAACGCGCTCTCATATCTGATTTTTGAGCCACGGTCAGTGGAGTACTGACACCGTTTTTTCCTGCTTATGCTCCCATCAGCAAGCTTCATACCTCTACAGtatcatcgtcgtcgatccatCGTCAGAGGAGCGGGTGCAGCACCAGATCACGACATCATGAACACGCTCAGGACTTCGCTTTCGGCGGTTACCAGCGCCGTGCTCAAGGGCAAAGCCAGGCAAGCCGCGACGCCTGTCGTCTCGTCTATCATCAGCCGAACTATTGCTTCTTCCACATCCACCTCCTCTGCGGTTTCCActgccacctcgtccgctggtccttccacctcgtccatcgCATCCTCCGTCTCTTCAGCcgtcgattcgagcgaCCGAGCTTTGTCACTACTCAAATCGCAACCTTCGCACTATGCAATTGCCTCGATGACCGGACGCACCTACCTTATCTCCAAAGGCGACATGGTCACTGTACCTCGCCTCAGAGATGTTCAGGTCGGCGACGTTctcgtgctcgacaaggtgcaTGAGATCGGATCGCGCGACTATACTTTACGAGCACAGGACACGCTCAATACACGTCGCATCTCCACTGCCGTAGACCTCTCCAGCCCGCACCCACTCGCATCAACCGCATCAACCGCATCCACTCTGTACGGGGTCTCCCCCGCAGTCGCATCCCAACCAAGACGCTTGTTCACACGTCTCGTCTCAGAAGATACTGCTCcgatcgcagctgcagctgctaGAGGCCCCCTTCTGCCCCTCGCTGACACATGGTCCTCCCGACTTGTGCCTAATGGACTCGCTCACATCGGTGCCAGCTTACCCGCTTCCACCGTCAAAATCACCGCCGTCGTAACCGAAAACACAAAGGGCGCACTGGAAAAGATTGTCAAGAAGAAACGAAGAAAAGGTTACAAAAAGACTATCCAGCACAAACAACCCTACACCCGCATTCGCATCCAAGACATTCAGATTCAGCCTTCCAACTGATCTACCATTCGTCTGGCGTAACAGTACAACCTTGTACCTCTTGAGGCATCTTTTACTCATTCCAGCTTCGATACGACAATTTCATAGTTCAGTACCTCAACCGTTTCACCATCACACTTGTACTTTACCcgtaatcgtgaatgctcaTGGCCTCAAACAAAACTCATCTCGCTTCCAATGCGCCGTACTGACACCTATCCATTCAAAGTGACCTCGAACGATTTTGTGCCACGACCCATTGCAGCGTCCGCTTAACTGATAAGCGAGATCATATGTTCCCTGTGAGATAATATTAGATGGTGACTCAAGTACATATAGTAAAATAGTGCCAAATGCGTGCATGCCTCTTCGAACTTTGCACATCCTTCTCCCTTACTGCTCGACTTGCGAACCAACACTCGAGCCGGATCGGGAAGCTTGCATTGCCGCCCGCTTTtcttccttcttcctccGAGCATATGCTGCCACCTGCGCACCCAGATCAAACGGGCTATCCGGCACAGGCACAGGTGTAGCATTCAAACTCGCCAACGATGCAGTAGCCGCTTTCGGCGTTGATTTTCTCGAAGCTGAATCCAAGACGGACGGAGACTCGCCCGCCAAAAGACTCGCCGTCTCGTTCTCGGGCACCGACTCCAACGCAGTCGGCTCAAACGAAAAGTCGTCGGAATGTCGAGACATGCTCTCTTCGCCGCTGTCGAACGAGTAGGACGCGGACGACGCTACCGAGGGAGAACGAGCTTCCAGTGCCTGCAATGCTCGTGCGCGCGCCAGGTCAAGCGACGACAGCGATCTTCGTGGCATAGCTGCTTGCTCATCCACAAGACTTGGCGAGCCACCAAAGACGCCTGTATGTCCGGTTGCGCCCAGATCGAGAGGTGAACCCAGCGCCAAAGCTGGTTGTGCTTCAAAGGACGCCGCAGAGGATTCGCGCAGCATCGTTGTGGCCTCAGTTTCCTCTGCCGCACTATACGGGAGAGATGATCGATGATGTTGTTCTCGGACGGCTTTTCGCGAGGAGATGACTTCGTTCAGCTCGGACATCATGCTTGATGGATCCATCGTGTGGCGATGCAATGTCTGCTCTTTGGCATGCGTTTCGTGTTTCCGTTGCTCCCTCTGACGATGGGCCTGCTCGATTCGCtctgctcgactcggcttcGAGGCGTCAACTTCGAGTCCAGATAGCCGTGCCATACCTGCGATGCTTTCAAATACCTGTTCTAAGCCGGGGGGCGGTAAAGAGTTGGGTGAAGtggagctgagcaagagcgCTGCGAGGTCGgcgtcgtcctcgtcgccacTTGCGTGGAGCGGCTCGTGGTCTGGAGCCAGGCTATGAGATGTAGGAAGAACGTCGTCGAACGCACGCCCCTCGCCATGGCTGTCATGCGATGAATCGGCGGCGTCCTCATCCGCCTCGAGAGGTGATACCAGCTCGCGCGCAGCATTCGCCTTGAATACGTCGGTTTCATTGTCGGTGCTTGCTTGTGGACTCGGCGACCTGCGCTTTTCCTTGTGGATGAGCTTGATGGTAGACTCCCATTCAGCCGACAGACCCAAAAAGTCTTCACGCATCGATTCCA
This genomic window contains:
- a CDS encoding mitochondrial 54S ribosomal protein bL21m (related to MRPL49 - mitochondrial ribosomal protein of the large subunit) — encoded protein: MNTLRTSLSAVTSAVLKGKARQAATPVVSSIISRTIASSTSTSSAVSTATSSAGPSTSSIASSVSSAVDSSDRALSLLKSQPSHYAIASMTGRTYLISKGDMVTVPRLRDVQVGDVLVLDKVHEIGSRDYTLRAQDTLNTRRISTAVDLSSPHPLASTASTASTLYGVSPAVASQPRRLFTRLVSEDTAPIAAAAARGPLLPLADTWSSRLVPNGLAHIGASLPASTVKITAVVTENTKGALEKIVKKKRRKGYKKTIQHKQPYTRIRIQDIQIQPSN
- a CDS encoding dynamin-related GTPase DNM1; this encodes MDVDLIQVVNKLQETFTAIGGDSVDLPQIVVVGSQSAGKSSVLETIVGRDFLPRGSGIVTRRPLVLQLIHTPSTKEQPRQPKQSSRPYDLSDGLASDMQRGGSHASSADTRSPTYEEYGEFLHLDKRFTDFNEIRREIENETFRVAGQNKGVSKLPIHLKIYSPNVLNLTLVDLPGLTKIPVGDQPSDIERQIRNLVTDYVSKPNCIILAVSPANVDLANSDSLKLARTVDPQGRRTIGVLTKLDLMDQGTHALDILTGRVYPLKLGFIGVVNRSQQDINGNVSMLAARRAEEDFFRSHAAYKNIAHRCGTKYLAKTLNQVLMSHIRDKLPDMKARLNTLMGQTQQELAAFGDTTFLGDQHRGSLVLKLMTQFARDFVASIDGTTFDISTKELCGGARIYYIFQDVFGHALTSINPTHNLTVQDIRTAIRNSTGPRPSLFVPEAAFELLIKPQIKLLEPPSLRCVELVYEELMKICHNCTSSELQRFPRLHAQLIEVVSELLRERLGPTSEYVQSLIQIQAAYINTNHPSFVHDSANIAREQREAQARKQVALLPASSRRKSSFDDPADVSNDFSDDDGDSANSRSLTVNGVTSKTGGGRKERAASTNESRPHSASAPAHHTIGHASGNAFANGSSSASGGAKDTFLNYFFGGASGLPVGGVGPSAGLGGYHAAQPHVHQPRISEFSQTREHKPNAMSGRTGLEGNSAAYDMKSLDKHLEATPISSDEYALSDREELETTLIRSLIASYFNIVRLSIQDLVPKAIMHLLVNFSRESVQNRLVASLYKENLFEELLYEDEGLTSERKRVKQLLDAYREAFNTLSEVTFKPSGGST
- a CDS encoding putative F1F0 ATP synthase subunit alpha — encoded protein: MLARSAGIATANLARSAAIPVARRSVANAVRTYATAKPAASEVSSILEQRISGASAGGDVQETGRVLTIGDGIARVYGLRNVMAEEMVEFSSGVRGMALNLEADNVGVSIFGSDRLIREGDTVKRTGQIVDVPVGPKLLGRVVDALGNPIDGKGPIEAAERRRASLKAPGILPRKSVNQPMQTGIKPIDAMVPIGRGQRELIIGDRQTGKTAVAIDTILNQKRWNDGQDESKKLYCVYVAVGQKRSTVAQLVKVLEENDAMKYTIIVAATASEAAPLQYLAPFSGCAIGEWFRDNGKHALIIYDDLSKQAVAYRQMSLLLRRPPGREAYPGDVFYLHSRLLERAAKMNDSYGGGSLTALPVIETQGGDVSAFIPTNVISITDGQVYLESELFFKGIRPAINVGLSVSRVGSAAQSKLYKSVSGSLKLSLAQYRELAAFAQFGSDLDAATRATLNRGVRLVELLKQPQFVPMATEVQIPIIYAGVNGLVDEIPADRIVEWENSFREKLSTEDALLSEIAKGVPSEELFSKMKTLVTEHVKGFLA